A region of Lycium barbarum isolate Lr01 chromosome 1, ASM1917538v2, whole genome shotgun sequence DNA encodes the following proteins:
- the LOC132645463 gene encoding glycylpeptide N-tetradecanoyltransferase 1-like: MADDSKATENHNLTSDNNLSSESGKEVSIDSLARQVQESLSLAKRHKFWETQPVGQFKDLGVSSLPEGPIEPPTPLSEVKQEPYNLPGPYEWTTCDLDSEDTCNEVYVLLTNNYVEDDENMFRFNYSKEFLRWALHPPGYYKSWHIGVRVKTSKKLVAFITGVPARIRARDTVVVMAEINFLCVHKKLRSKRLAPVMIKEVTRRVHLENIWQAAYTAGVVLPTPVSTCQYWHRSLNPKKLIDVGFSRLGPRMTMSRTMKLYKLPDHTVTPGFRKMEPHDVPAVTRLLRNYLKQFVVAPDFDENDVEHWVLPKEGVVDSYLVESPETHEITDFCSFYTLPSSILGNQNYSTLKAAYSYYNVSTKTPWIQLMNDALIVAKIKDFDVFNALDVMHNETFLKELKFGPGDGKLHYYLYNYRINHVLRPSELGLVML; encoded by the coding sequence ATGGCTGATGACAGTAAGGCAACTGAGAACCATAACCTCACTTCTGATAATAACTTATCATCAGAGAGCGGTAAGGAGGTATCAATTGATTCCTTAGCACGACAAGTGCAAGAATCTCTGTCACTGGCAAAGAGGCATAAGTTTTGGGAGACCCAACCAGTGGGCCAGTTTAAGGATCTTGGAGTTTCAAGCTTGCCTGAAGGTCCTATTGAACCCCCAACACCTTTATCTGAAGTTAAACAGGAGCCATACAATCTTCCTGGTCCATATGAGTGGACTACCTGTGATTTGGACTCAGAAGATACGTGTAATGAGGTCTATGTTCTGCTAACAAACAATTATGTTGAAGATGATGAGAACATGTTTAGATTCAATTACTCCAAGGAGTTCCTTCGATGGGCACTACATCCTCCAGGTTACTATAAGAGCTGGCATATTGGAGTCAGAGTGAAGACCTCGAAAAAATTGGTTGCTTTTATCACAGGGGTACCTGCAAGGATACGCGCTAGAGATACTGTAGTTGTCATGGCGGAGATCAACTTTCTGTGTGTTCATAAGAAGCTTAGATCAAAAAGACTTGCTCCTGTCATGATAAAGGAGGTCACGAGGAGAGTTCACTTGGAAAACATTTGGCAAGCGGCTTATACAGCTGGGGTGGTCCTTCCGACACCTGTATCAACATGTCAATATTGGCATAGATCTTTGAATCCAAAAAAGCTTATCGATGTCGGGTTTTCTAGGCTTGGCCCGAGGATGACAATGAGCCGCACAATGAAGCTTTACAAGTTACCTGATCACACTGTCACACCTGGTTTCAGAAAGATGGAGCCTCATGATGTTCCTGCTGTTACTCGGCTGCTTAGGAATTACTTGAAGCAGTTTGTGGTTGCACCTGATTTTGATGAAAATGACGTGGAGCACTGGGTTCTGCCAAAGGAGGGTGTTGTTGACAGCTATCTGGTTGAAAGCCCCGAGACTCATGAAATCACTGACTTCTGTAGTTTTTACACCCTCCCTTCATCAATTCTTGGTAATCAGAATTATTCCACTCTGAAGGCTGCTTATTCTTATTACAATGTTTCCACTAAAACTCCATGGATTCAGCTGATGAATGATGCTCTCATTGTGGCAAAGATAAAGGATTTTGACGTTTTCAACGCCCTAGATGTTATGCATAATGAAACTTTCTTGAAGGAACTAAAGTTTGGCCCTGGTGATGGGAAACTCCACTACTATCTCTACAACTATCGAATAAATCATGTTTTAAGACCATCAGAACTTGGGCTAGTAATGTTGTAG
- the LOC132645464 gene encoding eukaryotic initiation factor 4A-8 → MARLAPDGAAQFDTRQFDSKMNDLLAAEGKDFFTSYDEVYDSFDAMGLQENLLRGIYAYGFEKPSAIQQRGIVPFCKGLDVIQQAQSGTGKTATFCSGILQQLDYGLVQCQALVLAPTRELAQQIEKVMRALGDYLGVKVHACVGGTSVREDQRILAAGVHVVVGTPGRVFDMLRRQSLRPDCLRMFVLDEADEMLSRGFKDQIYDIFQMLPTKVQVGVFSATMPPEALDITRKFMNKPVRILVKRDELTLEGIKQFYVNVDKEEWKLETLCDLYETLAITQSVIFVNTRRKVDWLTDKMRSRDHTVSATHGDMDQNTRDIIMREFRSGSSRVLITTDLLARGIDVQQVSLVINYDLPTQPENYLHRIGRSGRFGRKGVAINFVTTDDERMLFDIQKFYNVIIEELPSNVADLL, encoded by the exons ATGGCACGTTTGGCACCAGATGGAGCAGCTCAATTTGATACTCGTCAATTTGATTCTAAGATGAACGATTT ACTTGCCGCTGAGGGGAAAGATTTCTTTACATCTTATGACGAAGTTTATGACAGTTTTGATGCTATGGGTCTGCAAGAGAACCTTCTCAGAGGCATTTATGCCTATG GTTTTGAGAAACCATCTGCAATTCAGCAAAGAGGTATAGTACCATTCTGCAAGGGCCTTGATGTAATTCAGCAAGCTCAATCTGGCACAGGGAAGACAGCTACTTTTTGTTCTGGAATTTTGCAGCAACTTGATTATGGTTTAGTTCAATGCCAAGCGTTGGTGTTGGCACCTACTCGGGAACTTGCTCAACAGATTGAGAAGGTAATGCGAGCACTCGGTGACTACCTTGGGGTTAAGGTCCATGCTTGTGTCGGTGGCACTAGTGTCAGGGAGGATCAACGTATTCTCGCAGCTGGTGTTCATGTTGTTGTTGGAACCCCCGGACGGGTGTTTGACATGTTGCGAAGACAGTCTCTCCGTCCTGATTGCCTCAGGATGTTTGTGCTAGACGAGGCTGATGAAATGCTTTCACGAGGTTTTAAGGATCAG ATATATGATATTTTCCAGATGCTGCCTACCAAAGTTCAAGTCGGGGTGTTTTCTGCGACTATGCCACCAGAAGCCCTCGATATCACAAGAAAATTCATGAATAAGCCTGTGAGAATCTTGGTTAAACGCGATGAATTGACACTCGAGGGTATCAAACAGTTCTATGTCAATGTTGACAAGGAGGAATGGAAGCTTGAGACACTCTGCGATCTCTATGAGACGCTAGCTATCACACAGAGTGTCATCTTTGTGAACACTAGGCGCAAGGTTGATTGGTTAACAGACAAAATGCGAAGCCGTGACCACACGGTCTCGGCTACACATGGAGACATGGACCAGAACACTAGGGACATAATCATGCGCGAGTTTCGCTCTGGTTCTTCCCGTGTCCTGATCACAACTGATCTGTTGGCTCGTGGTATTGATGTACAGCAAGTATCGCTTGTGATCAATTATGATCTCCCAACTCAGCCGGAGAATTATCTCCATCGTATTGGAAGAAGTGGCAGGTTTGGACGGAAAGGAGTTGCAATCAACTTTGTGACAACAGATGATGAAAGAATGTTGTTTGATATTCAAAAATTTTACAATGTGATCATCGAAGAACTCCCCTCAAATGTTGCTGATCTACTCTAA
- the LOC132618591 gene encoding uncharacterized protein LOC132618591, whose product MENFRSKSTRERRMPIENYNSTDSGSGSGRAGPTNMQDLRSYSTSHASYNNNDKEVKINRSKSKVMSSSSLKNWSFNDPEMQRKKRVVGYKAYGVEGKMKGSFRKSFRWIKNACNHVVHGLW is encoded by the coding sequence ATGGAGAATTTTAGATCAAAATCAACAAGAGAAAGAAGGATGCCTATTGAAAACTACAATAGCACTGACAGTGGCAGTGGCAGTGGCAGGGCAGGTCCAACAAACATGCAAGATTTGAGGAGTTATAGTACATCACATGCTtcttataataataatgataaagaaGTGAAGATCAATAGGAGCAAGAGCAAAGTGATGTCATCTTCTTCTTTGAAAAACTGGAGTTTTAATGACCCTGAAATGCAGAGAAAGAAAAGGGTAGTTGGATATAAGGCTTATGGTGTGGAAGGTAAGATGAAAGGTTCATTCAGAAAGAGCTTTAGGTGGATCAAGAATGCTTGCAACCATGTTGTCCACGGATTGTGGTGA